The window ACAGTATCGGCGCCACCGCAGCTTTACGAGCTCACTGACTGACGAGTAACCAGCCGAATCGAGATCGCCTTGCCTACAACGACAGCAGTAGAACACGGAAACAAATGCCCCAGCACGGCTTACAGCTTTACTTATTTTTAACTCTAATACCAGGGTTCAGCTAATCGACTAACAAAGCTAGGACATGACAGCAAAAGGGACCAGCAAGAGATCAACGAACAACGGAGAAAAGGTTAACCCTGCTCATTTACAACGTTCTATCTAAAAGGGACTTGGCAGAATAGGAAATGGGAGGTCGTGCACATGGCCATGGCAGAAGGGGAGCAAAACGGTGGGCTCGAGCAGGATTGCCACCACCGGCGGATCAGGACACGTCGCTCAGTAGCGCGACCAGGTCGCTCTTCTTCATCTTCGAGTAACCCCGGAGTCCCCGAGATTTCGCCAGCTCCCTCAGCTCCGTCACCTTGAGCGAGCTCAGGTCGGAAGCTTCTGCGGAAGGACTACCTTCCAGACTGTCAACATGGGATGGGATGCTATCTGTAACGTCATCAGCATCATCCAATGGTTCCAGATAATCTTCGGGTTCATCGGTGTCCAGCACGTCTGAATCGTCGTCTGAGACAACAAAGTCGTCCAGAGATGCATCTTCTGGTGCTATCACAGAGTCGGGTTCGTACGGGGAGACTGAATCAGGTTCATCTTGAGCAGTCTCCTCCTCCAGTGGCGTCTTGGCTTTCAGCACAGCATCGGTCATGCCATTGACGACAGGCTTGGCATCAGCATCTGGATTGGTAACAAGCTGGAACTTGACCCCAGGGACAGGAGATCTTCGCCTGAAGCTTGAAGGCGGTCTCTGGAAGGTTGCAGGAGGTGGCTTCTGCCCTTCCTGGGCGTCGTTCTTCGTGCCAAATATCCTTGAACTTTGCTTGTTTCCAGAATCACTGCTTCTCCATGTCTGATCAAAATTCTGCTCTTTCTCATCGCCGCTCTTTCGTTTTTGGTCCACCGAGTGTTTCCTGAGCAAATTAAGAAGGGAATCCACACTTCCCCTCTCACCCTGGGATTTTGCAGGTTCAGGCTTCTTGTCCTCCCTGCCTTTTCCCCTCGCTCGCAGTTGTGCTTGCACCCTTTTAAATAGCTCTACAATCTCCTTTTCCCTTTCCCCTGGAGCTGATGTTGCATGGGGACGCGTGTTGCTTGTCAAAGATATAGGTGGTCCATTTTTGGAGGATACTGTATCGCTATCAAATTCATCATTATTCTCAGAGTCGTCCCTTTCTTGGAATGGCTTGCTTTTCCCCCTTGATGATGAACCCCTCTTCTGTTGTCGTGAGATATCTGGATTCCTTGGTCTATGGTTGTTGGGGGTAGCACCACAAACCAAAGACACAGTCAATGGTCCCAAAATAGTTGATTTGCTGAGGAAACAAGATCCTGGGACGAATCTGCAATTGCCATGATAGACAGGTAATGTTCCTCTGCTTGAAACTCCTGGGCAGAAAAATAAACAGTATACATCAGTTATTGCTTTGGAAGAAGCTTGGTGGACAAGTGGGAAATGGGCAGCTTAAGATGGAACGGTATGCAGCATGTCAGACAGATGTGAAATTTGAAAATAAACATAATATTCGTAGAAACAAACAATTGCATTACAAAAAAGAACACTTTTAAGTTTTGACCGAACTGACAACAGACATATCAAGATCCACatgggcaaaactcatttgatcatAGATACATGCATAAAGGTAACTTGCTGTGTTCAAGGAAAAAACAAGGCATTTGACAACTGAAAGAAAATGGACTGTACTTCAGAATTAGCTCATATGGGAAATAATAAATATTCCAGTCACTTTCGCCCCCAAATGCAAGTCATGAATAAAAAAAGGAGTGTATCACAACATGAACTGCCGCAAGGCACAGCTCAATCCTGAACAGATCACAAGACGGGTTAATGGTATGAGCCAGCTAACGTGTCCTGTCGGTCGATCTCTAACATAGATACAGAGCTACTTCATGAGTGGAGGAGAACGCCATACAGTTGCTCTGTTCATATTCATGAATCAACTAACATATGCATCCTAATTAAAGCCAAAGAACGCAGAAGAGATGCACATTTACACCATGTGCAATCGAGTACAAGCGCCTGCTCCTAGCGGCAAACACGGAAATAACGAGCAACAGCAGTCTTATATGAATTAAATTGGGAAAGCAAGTGTCTCGTGTCCACTTTGAACAAGTCAGATTTCAGATAGCGGGAAAATTTGCGCTAGCAGACATCTAACGGGCAACATTTAAGTCAATCCAGGAAGAGAGGATAGTACAAGGCATCTAAAGGGACGATCCCCCGAAAATAGTTAGGCAGTTGCTGTAGAACTGCAGGAAGTGTGAGGTGCACATGCCATCTAATGTGCATACTGCATACATATTCCACTTGAGTGGTTTATAAACCCCCAATCCACTTAATAAGTAATCGGCTATCATATTCATATAGGAATAAATATGGCAAATTGACATACATTGACTTGAGCACAACATGATTGGCATATACAAATCTAAATAAAGCAGCTCAACTTGCATAATCTGGACCAGAAGCAAACACCACTACAGCTAGGTGAGGAATGAGGGTAAGAAATGGATTCAAATCCCCTCTTACTACCTAACGAGGTGGTTATTGCAGGTAACCAGGCCAAATTTTTTTTAACTGTCCATCACGTATGCCATCAGGGAGAACATAAATTCAGAAATGCTCCAGCATCAAAAAGATGGGAGCATTGTCCCaaaccactctctctctctctctc is drawn from Triticum dicoccoides isolate Atlit2015 ecotype Zavitan chromosome 6B, WEW_v2.0, whole genome shotgun sequence and contains these coding sequences:
- the LOC119324039 gene encoding SAP-like protein BP-73 encodes the protein MTGAAPALLHHHGVSSRGTLPVYHGNCRFVPGSCFLSKSTILGPLTVSLVCGATPNNHRPRNPDISRQQKRGSSSRGKSKPFQERDDSENNDEFDSDTVSSKNGPPISLTSNTRPHATSAPGEREKEIVELFKRVQAQLRARGKGREDKKPEPAKSQGERGSVDSLLNLLRKHSVDQKRKSGDEKEQNFDQTWRSSDSGNKQSSRIFGTKNDAQEGQKPPPATFQRPPSSFRRRSPVPGVKFQLVTNPDADAKPVVNGMTDAVLKAKTPLEEETAQDEPDSVSPYEPDSVIAPEDASLDDFVVSDDDSDVLDTDEPEDYLEPLDDADDVTDSIPSHVDSLEGSPSAEASDLSSLKVTELRELAKSRGLRGYSKMKKSDLVALLSDVS